From Nicotiana tabacum cultivar K326 chromosome 20, ASM71507v2, whole genome shotgun sequence, one genomic window encodes:
- the LOC142174618 gene encoding uncharacterized protein LOC142174618 encodes MIERLKPIPIWRSVLWEMPHQGILKLNTDGSFNRQNGKAWIGEIMRDEERGFVMAFSIPIDCTSSNGAGLKAIKFGCEWCINKGITNFMVEIDSMVIYDMLRNKNLDNNNLRKEIEDLIDTLERVNTSVNHCFRKTNQVAD; translated from the coding sequence ATGATTGAGCGACTAAAACCGATACCAATATGGAGAAGTGTGCTATGGGAGATGCCTCATCAAGGAATATTGAAACTGAACACCGACGGGAGCTTTAACAGGCAGAATGGGAAAGCATGGATTGGAGAAATTATGAGAGATGAGGAAAGAGGTTTTGTCATGGCCTTCTCGATACCTATTGACTGTACTAGCAGCAATGGGGCAGGACTGAAGGCCATTAAATTTGGATGTGAATGGTGTATAAACAAAGGAATTACCAACTTCATGGTCGAAATCGACTCTATGGTGATTTATGACATGTTGCGAAACAAAAATCTGGACAACAACAATCTAAGAAAGGAGATTGAAGACCTCATTGATACGTTGGAAAGGGTTAATACATCTGTGAACCATTGCTTTCGTAAAACAAATCAGGTAGCAGATTAG